A window of Cryptomeria japonica chromosome 3, Sugi_1.0, whole genome shotgun sequence contains these coding sequences:
- the LOC131075887 gene encoding E3 ubiquitin ligase PQT3-like isoform X4, producing MAVYYKFKSAKDYDSVPIEGQFISVAILKEKIFESKHLGRGTDFDLVISNAQTNEEYLDEGMLVPKNTSVLVRRVPGRPRMPIVTEKKEEPKEIEIPKDQVYPSKNGFLTPDQSQFKFPDEESEWDEFGNDLYALPEVPQVLQTQTQSQPIIPNKADEDSKIRAFVDSTASDWQRQTQESYAGRGYGRGSGGRGLAGRGFGRGMERKTPPQGYVCHRCKVPGHFIQHCPTNGDPNFDIKRVKPPTGIPKSMLVANPDGSYALPSGAVAVLRPNEAAFEKEVEGLPSGRSVGDLPPELHCPLCKEVMKDAVLTSKCCFKSYCDKCIRDYILSKSKCICGATSILADDLLPNMTLRDAINRILETTTSSAENAGSWLQVQDMESARCPRPKLPSPSLSGCTKEVHTVPAKSDVPDLKEENIREKTPVNMPQQSSERNRSTKIPEQLEETPESMSTKELLSQESAPMVGEEVQQKPAGSEPVKKKKKKRARQLPSSNETQWRGAQDFGAEGSIMPYAPTSYNPFWPATQWGADGYMASAGSIVPFMGYGQGPCDTSFGAMVPSDMYAAQGYMQGFVPPVQRDYIDYGMNTYDGGRVMSREEFEARKADLRKKREQEQRHNSRDHARDISANGGDVVLPKHKLACCTCREFHHRQQLHW from the exons ATGGCTGTGTATTATAAGTTTAAAAGTGCAAAAGATTATGACTCTGTTCCTATTGAAGGCCAATTTATATCTGTTGCCATTTTGAAAGAGAAAATTTTTGAGTCCAAGCATTTGGGAAGGGGTACTGATTTTGATCTCGTGATCTCCAACGCTCAAACAAATGAAG AGTATCTTGATGAGGGAATGCTGGTGCCCAAAAATACTTCTGTTTTAGTGCGCCGAGTTCCAGGAAGACCTCGAATGCCAATTGTGACAGAGAAGAAAGAAGA GCCCAAAGAAATTGAAATTCCCAAAGATCAAGTTTATCCATCTAAGAATGGTTTTCTGACACCTGATCAATCTCAGTTCAAATTT CCGGATGAAGAATCAGAATGGGATGAATTTGGGAATGATTTGTATGCACTACCTGAGGTGCCTCAAGTGTTACAGACTCAGACACAGTCTCAACCAATTATTCCAAATAAAGCTGATGAAGACAGCAAGATTAGGGCTTTTGTTGATTCAACTGCATCAGATTGGCAGCG GCAAACACAGGAAAGTTATGCTGGAAGGGGTTATGGTCGAGGTTCAGGAGGAAGGGGTCTAGCAGGAAGAGGATTTG GTCGTGGAATGGAACGGAAAACACCACCACAAGGCTATGTCTGTCATAGATGTAAAGTTCCAG GACATTTCATCCAACATTGCCCAACAAATGGGGATCCCAATTTCGACATTAAAAGGGTGAAGCCTCCAACAGGCATTCCAAAGTCCATGCTGGTTGCAAACCCAGATGGCTCCTATGCACTGCCAAGTGGGGCAGTTGCCGTGCTGAGGCCCAATGA AGCTGCTTTTGAGAAGGAAGTTGAGGGGCTTCCATCTGGTCGCTCTGTTGGTGATCTGCCACCTGAATTACATTGCCCATTATGTAAAGAAGTAATGAAGGATGCTGTTCTCACTAGCAAATGCTGCTTCAAAAGCTACtgtgacaaat GCATTAGGGACTACATTTTATCAAAATCCAAGTGTATATGTGGAGCAACAAGCATCCTTGCAGATGATCTATTACCAAATATGACTCTTCGTGATGCCATAAACCGAATTTTGGAGACCACTACTAGCAGTGCAGAAAATGCTGGCAGCTGGCTACAAGTTCAAG ATATGGAGTCAGCTCGCTGCCCGAGGCCCAAACTACCATCACCGTCTCTTTCAGGATGCACAAAAGAAGTGCATACAGTGCCTGCAAAGTCAGATGTGCCAGATTTGAAAGAAGAAAATATCCGTGAAAAAACACCTGTCAATATGCCACAGCAGTCATCAGAAAGGAATCGGTCAACAAAAATTCCAGAACAGTTGGAGGAAACACCAGAGTCAATGAGCACAAAAGAGCTTTTGTCACAGGAAAGTGCCCCGATGGTTGGTGAAGAAGTTCAACAGAAGCCTGCTGGTAGTGAGCCTG tgaagaagaagaaaaagaagcgaGCTCGGCAACTACCATCAT CAAATGAGACCCAATGGAGAGGAGCTCAAGATTTTGGGGCTGAAGGTTCTATAATGCCTTATGCTCCCACTTCATATAATCCTTTCTGGCCGGCAACACAGTGGGGTGCGGATGGTTACATGGCTTCTGCTGGAAGCATTGTCCCATTCATGGGTTATGGTCAAGGTCCTTGTGATACATCTTTTGGAGCAATGGTGCCATCTGATATGTATGCAGCACAAGGATATATGCAAGGTTTTGTTCCTCCTGTtcaaag GGATTATATTGATTATGGTATGAACACTTACGATGGTGGACGTGTAATGAGTAGAGAGGAGTTTGAAGCTAGAAAAGCTGATCTGAGGAAGAAGCGAGAACAGGAGCAACGACACAATAGCAG GGATCATGCAAGGGATATATCTGCCAATGGTGGTGATGTGGTGCTGCCAAAGCATAAACTG GCTTGTTGTACATGCAGAGAGTTTCATCACAGGCAACAGCTACACTGGTGA